A section of the Maylandia zebra isolate NMK-2024a linkage group LG8, Mzebra_GT3a, whole genome shotgun sequence genome encodes:
- the zgc:56095 gene encoding ferritin, middle subunit: MQSAVKQNFHAETEGDVNKLINLKLNASYAYLALGMYFDRDDVALPNFSSFFLERSAKEREQAEKLLEYQNMRGGRILLQNISKPSKEDWKGGLDAMTFSLEYQKTLNTRILDVHRRAGSHTDPHLCDFLEQHFLVDSHDTIKKLGDYIGSLTRITASETTGAMGEYLFDKHTL; the protein is encoded by the exons ATGCAGTCTGCGGTGAAACAAAACTTTCATGCAGAAACTGAAGGAGATGTCAACAAACTGATCAACCTGAAGTTAAATGCATCCTACGCCTACCTTGCCCTG gGTATGTATTTCGACAGGGATGATGTTGCTTTGCCAAACTTCTCCAGTTTTTTCCTGGAGCGTTCAGCCAAAGAGAGGGAACAGGCTGAGAAGCTGCTGGAATACCAGAACATGAGAGGCGGACGAATTTTGCTTCAGAACATCTCT AAACCAAGTAAAGAAGACTGGAAGGGCGGTCTGGATGCAATGACCTTTTCCCTGGAATATCAGAAAACCTTAAATACACGTATCCTTGATGTGCACCGCAGAGCTGGCAGCCATACTGATCCCCAT CTGTGTGACTTCCTCGAGCAGCACTTCCTCGTCGACAGCCATGACACCATCAAGAAGCTGGGCGACTACATTGGCAGTCTCACCCGCATCACTGCGTCTGAAACGACCGGTGCTATGGGAGAATACCTCTTTGACAAGCACACTCTGTAA